A genomic segment from Paramixta manurensis encodes:
- the rimP gene encoding ribosome maturation factor RimP, translating into MSTLEQKLTEMISAPVEALGYELVGIEFIRGRTSTLRIYIDSEEGITVDDCADVSHQVSAVMDVEDPITVAYNLEVSSPGLDRPMFTAAHYTRFTGEEVSLVLRMAVQNRRKWQGIIKSVEGEMITVTVEGNDEVFALSNIQKANLVPHF; encoded by the coding sequence TTGTCCACATTAGAGCAAAAATTAACAGAGATGATTTCAGCACCGGTAGAAGCGCTTGGCTACGAACTGGTCGGTATCGAGTTCATTCGTGGTCGCACATCTACGCTGCGCATCTATATTGATAGTGAAGAAGGCATCACTGTTGACGATTGTGCTGATGTCAGCCACCAGGTAAGCGCCGTAATGGATGTTGAAGATCCGATTACCGTGGCTTACAACCTTGAAGTTTCCTCGCCGGGTCTCGACCGCCCGATGTTTACCGCTGCGCACTATACGCGTTTCACTGGCGAGGAAGTGAGCCTGGTGTTGCGTATGGCCGTACAGAACCGCCGCAAATGGCAGGGCATCATTAAATCTGTTGAGGGTGAAATGATCACGGTTACCGTCGAGGGTAACGATGAAGTATTCGCGCTGAGCAATATTCAGAAAGCGAATCTGGTCCCCCACTTTTAA
- the glmM gene encoding phosphoglucosamine mutase, which produces MSNRKYFGTDGIRGKVGESPITPDFVLKLGWAAGKVLARHGSKKIIIGKDTRISGYMLESALEAGLAAAGLSAAFTGPMPTPAVAYLTRTFRAEAGIVISASHNPFDDNGIKFFSIEGTKLPDAVEEAIEQEMEKPITCVESAELGRASRIVDAAGRYIEFCKGTFPGELSLNGLKIVVDCANGATYHIAPNVLRELGATVVAIGCQPDGVNINQECGATDVRLLQQRVLAEKADLGMAFDGDGDRIMMVDHLGNKVDGDQILYIIAREGLRQGQLRGGVVGTLMSNMGLELALKQLGIPFARAKVGDRYVLEKLQEKGWRLGAENSGHVILLDKTTTGDGIVAGLQVLTAIVRNHMSLHDLCSGMKLLPQILVNVRFSGVNDPLEDEQVKAVTAEVEKELQGRGRVLLRKSGTEPLIRVMVEGEDEQQVTALAHRIADAVKAV; this is translated from the coding sequence ATGAGTAACCGTAAATATTTTGGCACCGATGGTATCCGCGGCAAAGTGGGTGAATCGCCGATTACCCCTGATTTTGTGCTTAAACTGGGCTGGGCCGCAGGTAAAGTGCTGGCGCGTCATGGCTCGAAAAAAATTATTATTGGCAAAGATACCCGTATTTCGGGCTATATGCTGGAATCCGCACTCGAAGCTGGCCTGGCGGCGGCAGGCTTATCCGCCGCCTTCACCGGGCCGATGCCGACCCCTGCCGTGGCTTATTTGACACGCACTTTTCGCGCTGAAGCGGGGATCGTAATTTCTGCCTCACACAACCCATTTGATGACAACGGCATTAAGTTTTTCTCCATTGAGGGCACCAAACTGCCTGATGCGGTGGAAGAAGCGATTGAGCAGGAGATGGAAAAACCGATCACCTGTGTAGAGTCTGCCGAATTAGGGCGTGCTAGCCGTATTGTCGATGCGGCCGGACGCTACATTGAATTTTGTAAAGGGACTTTTCCCGGCGAGTTGAGCCTGAATGGTTTAAAAATTGTCGTCGATTGCGCCAATGGCGCAACTTATCATATCGCGCCGAATGTGTTGCGCGAACTGGGCGCGACGGTGGTTGCCATCGGTTGTCAGCCGGATGGCGTTAACATCAATCAAGAGTGCGGCGCAACCGATGTGCGTTTGCTTCAGCAGCGAGTGTTGGCGGAAAAAGCCGATCTTGGCATGGCGTTCGATGGCGATGGCGACCGTATCATGATGGTCGATCATCTTGGCAATAAAGTCGATGGCGACCAGATTCTGTATATCATTGCGCGTGAGGGTTTACGTCAGGGGCAACTACGCGGCGGCGTCGTTGGCACGCTGATGAGTAACATGGGGCTAGAGCTGGCGTTAAAACAGTTAGGTATTCCGTTTGCGCGCGCGAAAGTCGGCGACCGTTACGTGCTGGAGAAATTGCAAGAAAAAGGCTGGCGCCTGGGCGCCGAAAACTCTGGGCACGTCATCTTGTTGGATAAAACCACCACTGGTGATGGTATCGTCGCAGGTTTGCAAGTGCTTACTGCAATTGTACGTAACCATATGAGTTTGCACGATCTGTGCAGCGGTATGAAACTGTTGCCACAAATCCTGGTCAATGTGCGCTTTAGCGGCGTTAACGATCCGCTGGAAGATGAGCAGGTTAAAGCGGTTACCGCTGAAGTTGAAAAAGAGCTACAGGGGCGCGGACGGGTATTACTGCGTAAATCGGGAACCGAACCCTTGATCCGAGTAATGGTTGAAGGCGAAGATGAGCAGCAGGTTACCGCCTTAGCGCACCGTATTGCCGACGCGGTGAAAGCGGTATAA
- the secG gene encoding preprotein translocase subunit SecG gives MYEALLVVFLLVAIGLVGLIMLQQGKGADMGASFGAGASATLFGSTGSGNFMTRMTAVLATLFFIISLVLGNLNTNKTTKGSEWENLSQPAQSQQQTAPAKPAAPNSDIPQ, from the coding sequence ATGTACGAAGCTCTTCTGGTAGTTTTCCTTCTTGTGGCGATTGGCCTGGTAGGTCTGATCATGCTGCAGCAAGGCAAAGGCGCAGATATGGGAGCCTCCTTTGGCGCAGGCGCTTCTGCGACGCTGTTCGGTTCTACAGGTTCTGGTAATTTCATGACCCGTATGACGGCGGTGTTGGCGACGCTGTTCTTCATCATCAGCTTGGTTCTGGGTAATTTGAACACCAATAAAACAACTAAAGGCAGCGAGTGGGAAAATCTGTCGCAGCCGGCGCAGTCACAACAACAGACTGCACCAGCGAAACCGGCAGCGCCGAATAGCGATATCCCGCAGTAA
- the nusA gene encoding transcription termination factor NusA, translating to MNKEILAVVEAVSNEKALPREKIFEALESALATATKKKYEQEIDVRVSIDRKSGDFDTFRRWLVVEEVTQPTREITLEAARFEDESFNPGDFVEDQIESVKFDRITTQTAKQVIVQKVREAERAMVVDQFREQEGDIITGVVKKVNRDNITLDLGNNAEAVILREDMLPRENFRPGDRIRGVLYAVRPEARGAQLFVSRSKPEMLIELFRIEVPEIGEEVIEIKAAARDPGSRAKIAVKTNDKRIDPVGACVGMRGARVQAVSSELGGERIDIVLWDDNPAQFVINAMAPADVASIVVDEDNHTMDIAVEAGNLAQAIGRNGQNVRLASQLSGWELNVMTVDDLQAKHQAEAHAAIDVFTKHLDIDEDFATVLVEEGFSSLEELAYVPINELLQIDGLDEETVEALRERAKNALTTLALAKEESLGDRKPAEDLLNLDGMDRTLAFKLAAKGVCTLEDLAEQGVDDLTDIEGLNDETAGALIMAARNICWFGDDA from the coding sequence ATGAATAAAGAAATCTTAGCTGTTGTAGAAGCCGTTTCTAACGAAAAAGCCCTGCCGCGTGAGAAAATCTTCGAAGCGCTGGAGAGCGCACTGGCCACTGCGACCAAGAAAAAATACGAGCAAGAGATTGATGTGCGCGTCAGCATCGATCGTAAAAGCGGTGACTTTGATACCTTCCGCCGTTGGTTAGTGGTGGAAGAAGTGACCCAGCCGACGCGTGAAATCACGCTGGAAGCGGCGCGTTTTGAAGATGAAAGTTTCAATCCCGGTGATTTTGTTGAGGACCAGATTGAGTCGGTTAAATTTGATCGTATCACGACGCAAACCGCAAAACAGGTCATCGTGCAAAAAGTGCGCGAAGCTGAACGCGCAATGGTGGTCGATCAATTCCGTGAGCAAGAAGGCGATATCATCACCGGTGTGGTGAAAAAAGTTAACCGCGACAACATCACCCTTGATTTAGGCAATAACGCTGAAGCGGTGATTCTGCGTGAAGATATGCTACCGCGCGAAAACTTCCGTCCGGGTGACCGTATTCGCGGCGTCCTCTATGCGGTGCGTCCTGAAGCACGCGGCGCGCAACTGTTCGTTAGCCGTTCCAAACCGGAAATGTTGATTGAATTGTTCCGCATTGAAGTGCCGGAAATCGGCGAAGAAGTGATTGAGATTAAAGCGGCTGCGCGCGATCCGGGTTCCCGTGCCAAAATCGCGGTGAAAACCAATGACAAACGTATCGATCCGGTCGGTGCTTGTGTCGGTATGCGCGGTGCGCGCGTACAAGCAGTTTCTAGTGAGTTAGGCGGAGAACGTATCGATATTGTGCTGTGGGATGATAATCCAGCGCAGTTCGTGATTAACGCCATGGCGCCTGCCGATGTAGCCTCTATTGTGGTGGATGAAGATAACCACACCATGGATATCGCGGTAGAAGCGGGCAATCTGGCGCAGGCAATTGGTCGTAACGGGCAAAACGTGCGTTTAGCCTCTCAACTCAGTGGTTGGGAACTGAACGTCATGACGGTCGATGACCTCCAGGCGAAGCATCAGGCAGAAGCCCACGCGGCGATTGATGTCTTTACCAAACATCTCGACATTGATGAAGATTTCGCAACCGTGCTGGTCGAGGAAGGCTTCTCTTCTCTGGAAGAGTTGGCCTACGTTCCGATCAACGAACTGTTGCAAATTGATGGTCTGGATGAAGAAACCGTAGAAGCACTGCGTGAACGTGCGAAAAATGCGTTAACCACTCTGGCATTGGCAAAAGAAGAGAGCCTGGGCGACCGTAAACCTGCAGAAGATCTTTTGAATCTGGACGGTATGGATCGCACTTTGGCCTTTAAACTGGCGGCAAAAGGTGTTTGCACGCTGGAAGATCTGGCCGAGCAGGGTGTTGACGACCTGACGGATATCGAAGGCCTGAATGATGAGACGGCCGGCGCGCTAATTATGGCTGCGCGTAATATCTGCTGGTTCGGCGATGACGCGTAA
- the folP gene encoding dihydropteroate synthase has product MKLYARDSILDLSHPHVMGILNVTPDSFSDGGKHHALIDALTHTNEMVNAGATIIDVGGESTRPGAAEVSVDEELERVIPVVEAIAQRFEVWISVDTSRPEVMRESARVGAHLINDIRALQEPGALEAAAEIELPVCLMHMQGDPRTMQQAPHYQHVVREVDDFFSQQIARCEAAGIKKSQLLLDPGFGFGKNLSHNYQLLAQLSEFHHFELPLLVGMSRKSMIGQLLNVGPSQRLTGSLACAVIAAMQGAHIIRVHDVKETVEAMRVVEATKSAKE; this is encoded by the coding sequence ATGAAGTTGTACGCCAGAGATTCCATACTGGATTTGTCACATCCCCACGTTATGGGCATCCTAAACGTTACGCCTGATTCTTTCTCCGATGGTGGCAAACACCACGCCCTGATCGACGCGTTAACACATACCAATGAAATGGTGAATGCCGGGGCGACGATTATCGATGTTGGTGGTGAGTCGACGCGGCCGGGGGCTGCGGAAGTTAGCGTTGATGAAGAGTTGGAAAGGGTCATCCCAGTGGTGGAGGCGATCGCGCAGCGCTTTGAAGTGTGGATATCCGTTGACACTTCGCGACCAGAAGTTATGCGCGAATCCGCACGAGTAGGCGCTCACCTCATTAATGATATTCGAGCATTGCAGGAACCCGGCGCGCTGGAAGCGGCGGCGGAAATCGAGTTGCCGGTCTGCTTAATGCATATGCAGGGTGATCCGCGCACAATGCAGCAGGCGCCGCATTATCAGCATGTGGTGCGCGAGGTGGATGACTTTTTTTCACAACAGATCGCACGGTGTGAAGCGGCGGGGATTAAAAAATCACAGTTGTTGCTCGACCCGGGCTTCGGTTTCGGTAAAAATCTGAGCCACAATTACCAGTTGCTGGCGCAGCTAAGTGAGTTTCATCATTTTGAGTTGCCGCTGCTGGTAGGAATGTCACGCAAGTCGATGATTGGACAATTACTGAATGTGGGCCCGTCCCAGCGGCTTACCGGGAGCCTGGCTTGTGCGGTGATTGCCGCCATGCAGGGGGCGCACATTATTCGCGTACATGACGTGAAAGAGACCGTGGAAGCGATGCGAGTCGTCGAAGCAACAAAATCAGCGAAGGAATAA
- the ftsH gene encoding ATP-dependent zinc metalloprotease FtsH — protein MAKNLILWLVIAVVLMSVFQSFGPSESNGRRVDYSTFLSEVNQDQVREARINGREINVTKKDSNRYTTYIPVNDPKLLDNLLTKNVKVVGEPPEEPSLLASIFISWFPMLLLIGVWIFFMRQMQGGGGKGAMSFGKSKARMLTEDQIKTTFADVAGCDEAKEEVSELVEYLREPSRFQKLGGKIPKGVLMVGPPGTGKTLLAKAIAGEAKVPFFTISGSDFVEMFVGVGASRVRDMFEQAKKAAPCIIFIDEIDAVGRQRGAGLGGGHDEREQTLNQMLVEMDGFEGNEGIIVIAATNRPDVLDPALLRPGRFDRQVVVGLPDVRGREQILKVHMRRVPLATDIDAAIIARGTPGFSGADLANLVNEAALFAARGNRRVVSMVEFEKAKDKIMMGAERRSMVMTEAQKESTAYHEAGHAIIGRLVPEHDPVHKVTIIPRGRALGVTFFLPEGDAISASRQKLESQISTLYGGRLAEEIIYGAERVSTGASNDIKVATNLARNMVTQWGFSEKLGPLLYAEEEGEVFLGRSVAKAKHMSDETARIIDQEVKSLIETNYQRARRILNENMDILHSMKDALMKYETIDAPQIDDLMARREVRPPAGWEDPNSTNNSDNNGTPKAPRPVDEPRTPNPGNTMSEQFDK, from the coding sequence ATGGCGAAAAACCTAATTCTCTGGTTAGTCATCGCAGTAGTGCTGATGTCGGTATTCCAGAGCTTTGGGCCCAGCGAGTCGAATGGCCGTAGGGTTGATTATTCGACCTTCCTGTCGGAAGTGAACCAGGATCAGGTCCGCGAGGCGCGTATTAACGGGCGTGAAATCAACGTTACCAAAAAAGACAGTAATCGATACACGACCTACATTCCTGTCAACGATCCCAAGTTGCTCGATAACCTGTTGACCAAAAATGTGAAAGTTGTCGGTGAACCGCCGGAAGAGCCGAGCCTGTTGGCCTCGATCTTCATCTCTTGGTTCCCGATGCTGTTACTGATTGGCGTCTGGATCTTCTTCATGCGACAAATGCAAGGCGGCGGCGGTAAGGGGGCAATGTCCTTCGGAAAAAGCAAAGCCCGTATGCTGACGGAAGATCAGATCAAAACCACCTTTGCCGATGTGGCAGGGTGCGATGAGGCGAAAGAGGAAGTATCTGAGCTGGTTGAATACCTGCGTGAACCGAGCCGTTTCCAAAAGCTGGGCGGTAAAATTCCTAAAGGCGTGCTGATGGTCGGGCCGCCGGGTACCGGTAAGACGCTGCTGGCGAAAGCGATCGCTGGCGAAGCGAAAGTGCCTTTCTTTACGATTTCTGGTTCTGACTTTGTTGAAATGTTTGTCGGCGTCGGGGCTTCCCGTGTGCGTGATATGTTTGAGCAGGCGAAGAAAGCGGCGCCGTGCATCATCTTTATTGATGAGATTGATGCGGTAGGCCGTCAGCGCGGTGCAGGTTTAGGCGGTGGTCACGATGAGCGTGAGCAAACGCTGAACCAGATGCTGGTTGAGATGGATGGTTTTGAAGGTAATGAAGGCATTATTGTGATTGCCGCGACCAACCGTCCTGACGTGCTGGACCCGGCGCTACTTCGTCCGGGGCGTTTTGACCGCCAGGTCGTGGTTGGTCTGCCAGATGTTCGTGGTCGCGAGCAGATCCTGAAAGTGCATATGCGTCGTGTGCCGCTGGCAACCGATATTGATGCGGCGATTATCGCCCGTGGTACGCCGGGCTTCTCGGGTGCGGATTTGGCTAACCTGGTAAACGAAGCAGCGCTGTTTGCCGCGCGCGGCAATCGCCGAGTGGTTTCGATGGTTGAGTTCGAAAAAGCCAAAGACAAAATCATGATGGGTGCGGAGCGTCGCTCCATGGTGATGACTGAAGCGCAGAAAGAGTCCACGGCTTACCATGAGGCGGGGCACGCGATTATTGGTCGGTTGGTTCCCGAACACGATCCAGTGCATAAAGTCACTATTATTCCGCGCGGTCGCGCATTGGGGGTAACGTTCTTCTTACCGGAAGGCGATGCGATCAGTGCCAGCCGTCAGAAACTCGAAAGTCAGATTTCAACGCTGTACGGCGGTCGTTTGGCGGAAGAGATTATTTACGGAGCGGAGCGTGTTTCTACCGGAGCGTCTAACGACATCAAGGTAGCCACTAACCTGGCGCGTAATATGGTTACCCAGTGGGGCTTTTCGGAAAAATTAGGTCCATTGCTGTATGCGGAAGAAGAGGGCGAAGTGTTTTTGGGGCGTTCAGTTGCCAAAGCCAAACATATGTCTGATGAAACCGCGCGTATTATCGATCAGGAAGTGAAGTCGCTGATTGAAACGAATTACCAGCGCGCACGTCGTATTCTAAACGAAAATATGGATATTCTTCACTCGATGAAGGATGCGTTGATGAAATATGAAACTATCGACGCCCCGCAAATCGATGACCTGATGGCGCGCCGTGAAGTGCGTCCGCCAGCCGGTTGGGAAGATCCTAACAGCACCAATAATTCAGATAATAACGGTACGCCGAAGGCGCCGCGTCCGGTTGATGAACCGCGTACGCCGAATCCGGGCAACACCATGTCTGAGCAGTTTGATAAGTAA
- the pmrA gene encoding two-component system response regulator PmrA: MKILIVEDDMLLQEGLALALTGEGYAVDCANNASQGDAWMRSGQYSLAVLDLGLPDRDGAELLRQWRKQSIDLPVLILTARDALEDRVSGLDAGADDYLVKPFALAELKARVRALIRRYQGRSDNELQHGDIRLNLSSQQVFIEQQPVEITPKEFSLLTRLLMRIGQTVHRETLQQDLYSWQDDTSSNTLEVHIHNLRRKLGKDRIKTVRGVGYRLELRE; this comes from the coding sequence ATGAAGATACTGATTGTTGAAGACGACATGTTATTGCAAGAAGGTTTAGCCCTTGCCCTGACCGGCGAGGGCTATGCAGTTGACTGCGCCAATAATGCCAGCCAAGGCGATGCCTGGATGCGTAGCGGGCAATACAGCCTGGCCGTGCTTGATCTCGGTCTACCGGATCGCGATGGCGCGGAGTTATTGCGCCAATGGCGTAAACAGAGCATTGATTTACCAGTATTGATTCTTACCGCCCGCGATGCGTTGGAAGATCGCGTCAGTGGTCTGGATGCCGGCGCCGATGATTACCTAGTGAAGCCCTTTGCGCTGGCTGAATTAAAAGCGCGCGTACGGGCGTTGATTCGCCGTTATCAGGGACGTAGCGATAATGAGCTACAGCATGGCGATATTCGGCTTAACCTCTCCTCACAACAGGTGTTTATTGAACAACAGCCGGTGGAAATTACGCCCAAAGAATTTTCGTTGCTTACCCGGCTTTTGATGCGGATCGGCCAAACTGTCCACCGCGAAACGCTGCAACAGGATCTGTATAGCTGGCAGGATGATACCAGCTCAAATACCCTTGAAGTTCATATCCACAATCTGCGCCGCAAACTGGGGAAAGACCGCATTAAAACCGTGCGTGGCGTCGGCTATCGTCTGGAATTACGCGAATGA
- the greA gene encoding transcription elongation factor GreA produces MNQIPMTLRGAEKLREELEELKTVKRPRIIASIAEAREHGDLKENAEYHAAREEQGFCEGRIQEIEAKLSNAQVIDVTKMPANGRVIFGATVQVLNVDTDEEFTYRIVGDDEADFKQNLISVNSPMARGLIGKEVDDVALIKTPGGDVEYEILKVEYI; encoded by the coding sequence ATGAATCAGATTCCGATGACGTTAAGGGGCGCGGAAAAATTGCGCGAAGAGCTCGAAGAGCTGAAAACCGTTAAACGCCCCAGAATTATTGCCTCAATTGCTGAAGCGCGTGAACATGGCGATTTAAAAGAGAACGCTGAATATCACGCGGCGCGAGAAGAACAAGGTTTCTGCGAAGGGCGCATTCAGGAAATTGAAGCGAAGCTTTCCAACGCACAAGTGATTGATGTGACGAAAATGCCGGCCAATGGGCGCGTGATTTTCGGCGCAACGGTTCAGGTTCTGAACGTAGACACTGATGAAGAGTTTACTTACCGCATCGTAGGCGATGATGAGGCGGACTTTAAGCAGAACCTTATTTCCGTTAACTCACCGATGGCGCGCGGGCTGATCGGCAAAGAAGTTGACGATGTCGCTCTTATAAAGACGCCGGGTGGCGATGTTGAATATGAAATTCTAAAGGTAGAGTATATCTAG
- the rlmE gene encoding 23S rRNA (uridine(2552)-2'-O)-methyltransferase RlmE has protein sequence MTGKKRSASSSRWLQEHFSDKYVQQAQKKGLRSRAWFKLDEIQQGDKLFKPGMTVVDLGAAPGGWSQYVVTQIGAKGRIIACDILPMDPIVGVDFLQGDFREESVISALMERVGDEKVQVVMSDMAPNMSGTPAVDIPRSMYLVELALEMCRDVLAPGGSFVVKVFQGDGFDEYLREIRSLFTKVKIRKPDASRSRSREVYIVATGRKL, from the coding sequence ATGACAGGTAAAAAGCGTTCGGCCAGTTCCAGCCGCTGGCTTCAGGAACACTTTAGCGATAAATATGTGCAACAAGCACAGAAAAAAGGGCTGCGTTCGCGCGCCTGGTTTAAACTGGATGAAATACAGCAAGGCGATAAGCTGTTTAAACCGGGGATGACGGTGGTTGACCTCGGTGCTGCGCCCGGAGGCTGGTCACAATATGTGGTCACGCAGATTGGAGCGAAAGGGCGTATTATTGCCTGTGATATTTTACCGATGGATCCAATCGTTGGAGTCGATTTCCTTCAGGGTGATTTTCGTGAAGAATCGGTAATTAGCGCGTTGATGGAACGTGTGGGCGACGAGAAAGTTCAAGTCGTCATGTCAGATATGGCACCCAACATGAGCGGTACACCTGCCGTTGATATTCCCCGGTCAATGTATTTGGTTGAATTGGCGCTGGAGATGTGTCGCGATGTGTTGGCGCCAGGTGGTAGTTTCGTAGTGAAAGTATTTCAGGGAGATGGCTTCGATGAATACCTCCGGGAAATTCGCTCCCTGTTTACGAAAGTGAAAATTCGTAAGCCGGACGCTTCACGTTCACGTTCGCGTGAAGTGTACATTGTAGCGACAGGGCGCAAACTATAA
- the dacB gene encoding serine-type D-Ala-D-Ala carboxypeptidase: MRFSRLVTGLTCAFILQANAAPVEEYTQYLPDGANLALIVQKPGASTPLIDYHSKQMALPASTMKVVTALAALLELGPDFRFQTTLESRGAVSGDTLDGDLIARFGGDPTLSRQDLRNMVAVLKKQGVTHIKGNLVIDTSVFASHDKAPGWPWNDLTQCFSAPPGAAIVDKNCFSVSLYSAQKADDNAFIRVASYYPANMFSEVRTLAKGSPDAPYCELDVVPGELNRYTLTGCMTQRAEPLPLAFAVQDGAAWAGAILKNELQQAGIDYTGHLVRQTRANAAGTVLAQTQSAPLHDLLKSMLKRSDNMYADTIFRTIGHHYFNVPGTWRAGSDAVRRILRQKANVDLGNTIQVDGSGLSRHDLISPATMMQVLQYIAQNDQQLNFISMLPLAGYDGTLRYRGGLHEAGVDGKVSAKTGSLQGVYNLAGFITTASGQRLAFVQYLSGYAVPPEDQRTRRIPLVRFESRLYKDIYRNN, from the coding sequence ATGCGATTTTCACGACTAGTTACCGGATTAACCTGTGCGTTCATACTGCAAGCCAACGCGGCTCCTGTCGAAGAGTACACACAATATTTACCGGATGGCGCCAACCTGGCGCTAATTGTACAAAAGCCTGGCGCATCAACGCCATTGATTGACTATCACAGTAAGCAAATGGCGCTACCGGCCAGTACCATGAAAGTGGTTACCGCCCTCGCCGCCCTGCTCGAACTGGGGCCGGACTTTCGTTTCCAGACCACGCTCGAGAGCAGAGGCGCGGTCTCAGGCGATACGCTGGATGGCGATCTCATTGCGCGCTTTGGCGGCGATCCAACGCTATCACGCCAAGATCTGCGTAATATGGTTGCCGTCCTGAAAAAACAAGGCGTCACGCATATCAAGGGTAACCTGGTTATCGATACTTCCGTGTTCGCCAGCCACGATAAAGCCCCCGGCTGGCCGTGGAACGATCTGACACAGTGCTTTAGCGCGCCGCCTGGCGCGGCTATTGTGGACAAAAACTGCTTTTCCGTTTCGCTATATAGCGCGCAGAAAGCGGACGATAACGCCTTCATTCGCGTGGCATCTTATTACCCGGCCAATATGTTTAGCGAGGTTCGCACTCTCGCCAAAGGGTCGCCCGATGCGCCTTACTGCGAACTGGATGTGGTACCCGGCGAGCTTAACCGCTATACGCTTACCGGTTGCATGACTCAGCGCGCGGAGCCGCTACCGTTGGCGTTTGCGGTACAGGATGGTGCGGCATGGGCCGGTGCGATCTTAAAAAATGAATTACAGCAGGCGGGGATAGATTATACCGGTCATCTAGTGCGACAAACACGCGCCAACGCCGCAGGTACCGTGCTGGCACAGACACAATCCGCGCCGCTGCACGATCTATTGAAAAGCATGCTAAAACGTTCGGACAATATGTATGCCGACACCATTTTCCGCACCATCGGTCATCACTATTTCAACGTGCCCGGCACTTGGCGGGCAGGCTCAGATGCGGTCAGGCGTATACTGCGGCAGAAAGCCAATGTGGATTTAGGGAACACCATCCAGGTGGATGGTTCGGGTCTGTCGCGTCATGACCTTATTTCACCAGCCACCATGATGCAAGTGTTGCAATATATTGCGCAAAACGACCAGCAGCTAAACTTTATTTCAATGTTACCTTTGGCAGGCTACGATGGAACCTTGCGTTATCGTGGCGGCCTACACGAAGCGGGAGTCGACGGCAAAGTATCGGCGAAAACCGGCTCGTTACAGGGCGTGTATAACCTGGCCGGCTTCATTACTACTGCCAGCGGTCAACGTCTGGCCTTCGTGCAGTACCTCTCCGGCTATGCGGTTCCGCCGGAGGATCAACGCACGCGGCGTATCCCGTTGGTGCGCTTTGAAAGCCGCCTGTATAAGGACATCTACCGGAATAACTGA
- the yhbY gene encoding ribosome assembly RNA-binding protein YhbY translates to MNLSTKQKQHLKGLAHPLKPVVMLGNNGLTEGVLAEIEQALEHHELIKVKIATEDRETKNLVVEAIVRETGASNVQVIGKTLVLYRPTSERKITLPR, encoded by the coding sequence ATGAATCTGAGTACCAAACAAAAACAGCACCTGAAAGGTCTGGCTCACCCGCTAAAACCTGTGGTCATGTTGGGCAATAACGGCCTGACTGAAGGCGTGCTGGCCGAAATCGAACAAGCGCTTGAGCATCATGAACTCATTAAGGTAAAAATCGCCACTGAAGATCGTGAAACGAAAAACCTTGTGGTTGAGGCCATTGTGCGTGAAACAGGTGCGAGTAACGTGCAGGTTATCGGCAAGACGCTGGTGCTGTATCGCCCAACCAGCGAACGTAAGATTACGTTGCCGCGTTAA